The following nucleotide sequence is from Planctomycetota bacterium.
GGCGTGGCCGATGTTCGCGTACGTCGGCATTGTGCTCGGCGGATTGGGCGTGGCTCAGCAGATCGTCGCGATCATGCTGCGACGCATCGCGGCCGACGGGCACGACACCGGCGACGGCTACGCCAACATCGCTCAAGCGAGCAAGCTGCTGGAGAATGAGCAGCTCGAGTGGGTGGAGCGGAAAGAGCACGAGATGGTCGCGTTGCCAGGGGTCGATATTCGGTGGTGCAACGCACGTGAGGCCGAGTTGGTCGAAGCGGGTTTTCGACGGCTCGGTCATCTCGAAAGCCTCGCCGCAACACGCCAGTGGCCGAGCATGCGCTCGATCGTCCGTGTACTCGTTCGGCCTGACGGAACCAGTGCCGCCATCTATGACGTGAAGGTCCGCGGACTTATGCGGGTGTTCGTGCTGCTACGTGCGATCCCCAATCACATCCGCACCGTCGAGATCGAGACCGAGTTTGACGATGGCACCTTCCTCCTGACCAACAACTGCGCGAAAGTCAATCTCATGGACGCACCGTCGGTGATCCATCGTAAACAGCACCCGACTGATAAGCCCGTCGGCGAATTGCTTGTGGATCACGACGAGCGACTCGCCGAGCGGTTGAACCAAGCCGGCGTGGCGATCCGGCCCGTGCGGACGATGCGTGACGGGATCGGTTCGCAGATGCGGATGGACGCCTTGAAGTCGAAGTTTCGCAAGCAGGTCGGCCCGCTCACCGACACCGAAGCCGAGCGGTTTGTCGAGCCGTACCAGGACGAATCGGCGGAAGAGCTGCAGGAGAAGCTACGCGCCGCCGCGGACAAACGTTGACCCGACGGGCGCTACCATCGTCCGTGCTTCAGCCGGGTTCGACATCCGTTTCCAACCCGGCGTTGCTGCGACGACTGCTTTGGCTTAGCGGCCCGATCCTGCTCGAACACTTCTTGCACATCGCCGTCGGGCTCACCGACACCTACTTGGCCAACAACCTCGTGCCGGGCAACGAGCAGGCGAACGCCACCGCTGCCGCGGCGATCGGGTCGGTGACGTACATCGGCTGGTTGCTCGGCCTGTTCGCCGGTGCGTTCGGCACCGGGGCGACGGCGATCATCGCGCGGGCGATCGGGGCCAAGCACAAACGCATCGCCAATGCCGGTTGCGGTCAAGCGTTGCTGCTGGGCATGACCGCCGGCGTCGTCGTGGGCATCCCGGCATCGATCTTCTCGGGCACCGTGGCGACGTGGTTCAACCTCGGCCCCGACGCGACGGTGCAGGCGGGCATCTACATCCGCTGGCTCGGGCTGGCGGTGCCGTTCATGGTCACGCTCTTCGTCGCCAACGCCTGCCTGCGCGGCGCGGGCGACACGCTTCGGCCGGCGCTGCTCATGGGCTTGGTCGACGGGCTCAACGTGCTGCTTAGTTTCGCGCTGGTGCGTGGCTGGTTCGGGTTACCGCAGCTGGGTTTCGCGGGCGTGGCGATCGGGACGGCGTTGTCGTACAGCCTCGGCGGAACCCTTGCATTGGCATTGCTGTTCACCGGCCGCAGCAAGCTACGCCTGACCGTGCGTCGGCTCGCGCCCAACGTGGCGATGGCCCGTCGGATCCTGCGCATCGGCGTGCCGAGTATGTTCGAGGGCGCGTTGCACTGGGGCGCGAACTTCATCGTGCTGCTCATGGTCAACGGCCTGGGCACGGTCTCGGCCGCGGCACACAACGTTACGATTCGGCTCGAGAGCTTTTCGTACATGTCGGGCTTCGCGGTTGCGACGGCGGTCGCCACGATGGTCGGCCAGGCGCTGGGCCGGCAAGACCCAGGTGAGGCACGCCGGGCGGCGCTGATCGGCTTCGCGGTCGGCGGCGGGGGGATGGCTTTGCTCGGCGTTTCGTTCCTGTTGCTCAGCGGTGCGTGGGCGGGCTGGCTCGCGGAGAACCCGAGCATCACCGCGCTCTCGGCCGACACGCTCTGGATCGCCGGCTTCGCCCAGGTCGGTTTCGCGGCGTACCTGATCTTCGCCGGCGGACTCCGTGGGGCGGGCGATACCACCTGGGTGATGATCCTCAACATCGTCAGTACGGTCGCGGTCCGGCTCGTCGGCGTGTTGATCGTGGTCCAATATTTCGACCTGGGCCTGCGGGCGGTTTGGTGGGTGCTCAGCGCGGAACTTTGCGTGCGGGGCGTGCTGATGTTCTCCCGGTTCGCGAGTGGCCGATGGGCGCTGGTGAAGGTCTGAAAACCGCGTTCAGCGCCCGAACGTACGGCCCGATATGATGACCATGCGCACGAAGTTGCCCTGGCTGTTGGTCGTGGTGGTTCTCTTCACCGGCGTGGCGTTCTCCGCGGCGGCGGTGTGGCTGGGGAAGATGGAGAGCAGCGCCCTCGCCGAGCGCGAGAGCCGGCCGACGGTGACCGGCTCGCGGCCGGCCGATGGCGAGTCGGCGTTCAAC
It contains:
- a CDS encoding MATE family efflux transporter; the encoded protein is MLQPGSTSVSNPALLRRLLWLSGPILLEHFLHIAVGLTDTYLANNLVPGNEQANATAAAAIGSVTYIGWLLGLFAGAFGTGATAIIARAIGAKHKRIANAGCGQALLLGMTAGVVVGIPASIFSGTVATWFNLGPDATVQAGIYIRWLGLAVPFMVTLFVANACLRGAGDTLRPALLMGLVDGLNVLLSFALVRGWFGLPQLGFAGVAIGTALSYSLGGTLALALLFTGRSKLRLTVRRLAPNVAMARRILRIGVPSMFEGALHWGANFIVLLMVNGLGTVSAAAHNVTIRLESFSYMSGFAVATAVATMVGQALGRQDPGEARRAALIGFAVGGGGMALLGVSFLLLSGAWAGWLAENPSITALSADTLWIAGFAQVGFAAYLIFAGGLRGAGDTTWVMILNIVSTVAVRLVGVLIVVQYFDLGLRAVWWVLSAELCVRGVLMFSRFASGRWALVKV